One window of Chloroflexus aggregans DSM 9485 genomic DNA carries:
- a CDS encoding oligosaccharide flippase family protein, protein MKHLLGFMRVTDLRDTSYKPSSLLYSSIHSFATSLLSVVIGMVSSIAIARGFGPAAKGSADLIMATGTLLAMVFGLSLQSGIVYVVARGRAIISGLLVRLALIALLQTALATVTLAGLMQTTLAPALMPLGSERWRVVAVALLVLCSLLAGHYRNVLIGLQEIPRVNIIDLYGKILTFSVIFALICASWLQDQQLTAEALVWAQVSGAMAVVFLLLWALRPWLTGSLQQESGLSEVITYSVPSYLANMVQFLNYRFDIFVVGYFVGVKGVGLYSLAVGIAQLLWLVSSAASQVLYPNVASSEDRVSVSQRTARMSRLSLWLSIFLSGGLASGGDMLLPLIFGTAFRESVPALMWLLPGVTIFSITNVIGSYFAGIGKPHLNFLASLIGLVVTIALDVVLIPSLGIVGAAIASSMSYLATTLAVVALFAREASISPMHALLVTRDDLSLIVATARRIRGEQHAS, encoded by the coding sequence ATGAAACATCTCCTGGGTTTTATGCGTGTCACAGATCTGCGTGATACGTCGTACAAGCCATCATCGCTTTTGTACAGCAGCATTCATTCATTTGCCACCAGTCTTCTTTCCGTCGTGATCGGCATGGTGAGCAGTATTGCGATCGCGCGGGGGTTTGGTCCGGCAGCGAAGGGAAGCGCCGATCTGATCATGGCAACCGGAACATTGCTGGCAATGGTTTTCGGATTGTCGCTTCAGTCTGGAATCGTGTATGTAGTGGCGCGCGGACGTGCAATCATCAGCGGGTTACTTGTGCGTCTCGCGCTCATTGCATTGCTCCAGACAGCGCTGGCAACGGTTACTTTGGCTGGATTGATGCAAACGACGCTGGCTCCAGCTCTCATGCCGCTAGGAAGTGAGCGCTGGAGAGTGGTTGCCGTTGCGCTTCTTGTGCTTTGCAGCCTGTTAGCGGGACATTATCGCAATGTATTGATTGGCTTGCAAGAAATCCCGCGCGTCAACATCATCGATCTGTACGGAAAAATCTTAACGTTCAGTGTGATCTTTGCACTCATATGCGCATCTTGGCTTCAAGATCAACAACTCACGGCTGAAGCACTTGTATGGGCGCAGGTCAGCGGTGCTATGGCGGTCGTGTTCCTATTGCTGTGGGCGCTCAGGCCGTGGCTGACCGGTTCACTCCAGCAGGAGAGCGGCTTATCCGAAGTCATAACATACTCGGTCCCATCGTATCTGGCAAATATGGTCCAGTTTCTGAACTATCGTTTTGATATTTTCGTTGTCGGTTACTTTGTGGGGGTCAAAGGCGTTGGTCTATACTCGCTGGCTGTGGGTATTGCCCAGTTGTTATGGCTGGTTTCTAGTGCAGCATCACAGGTATTGTATCCAAATGTTGCCTCCTCTGAAGATCGCGTAAGCGTCTCACAACGAACGGCGCGCATGTCGCGCCTTTCACTGTGGCTGAGCATTTTTCTGTCTGGAGGATTAGCATCAGGAGGCGATATGCTGCTGCCGCTGATATTTGGCACTGCATTTCGAGAGAGCGTGCCAGCGTTGATGTGGTTATTGCCGGGCGTGACGATCTTTAGCATCACCAATGTCATTGGATCGTACTTTGCCGGCATTGGCAAGCCGCATCTGAACTTCCTTGCTTCGCTGATTGGTCTGGTTGTCACTATAGCACTGGATGTCGTTCTTATTCCATCGCTAGGGATTGTCGGAGCGGCGATTGCCAGCAGTATGTCATATCTGGCGACTACCCTAGCGGTGGTTGCACTCTTCGCGCGCGAAGCGAGCATATCCCCAATGCATGCGCTGCTGGTAACAAGAGATGATCTGAGCCTGATTGTTGCGACAGCAAGACGAATTCGAGGAGAGCAGCATGCATCGTAG
- a CDS encoding methyltransferase domain-containing protein, with amino-acid sequence MHYHRPLRSTDVRDVYHQEYFLQRVDGYDQFACFDGTPQTLFNRACRNLELLNVQPGERFLDLGCGRGEVVIAAGYLGAIAVGCDFSYDAIVLARQKLEAIIQNNHREIQASFLCAVDTDDIFRTNTFDKVLMSEFIEHVSPHESAIILKNIKKWLKPVGRLLVYTSPNRWSRHTHPLMRWYVRWRSGIDIGARPADTLHPGYPKLHLNEQSYLSLYVALWRAGFRCVRVWFDSPAPTGRLSIVKRSLLYNALFGGNLTAMGIK; translated from the coding sequence ATGCACTATCACCGTCCGTTACGCTCTACTGACGTGCGTGATGTCTACCATCAAGAATATTTTCTCCAGCGAGTCGATGGGTATGACCAGTTTGCCTGCTTCGACGGCACTCCACAGACATTATTCAACCGTGCATGCCGCAACCTTGAACTCCTCAACGTTCAGCCGGGAGAACGCTTTCTGGATCTGGGGTGTGGACGCGGTGAAGTGGTCATTGCAGCAGGTTATCTTGGTGCAATCGCGGTTGGGTGTGATTTTTCCTACGATGCGATTGTGTTGGCACGGCAAAAATTAGAGGCAATCATACAAAACAACCATAGAGAAATCCAGGCATCTTTTCTATGCGCCGTTGACACCGATGACATTTTTCGCACTAATACATTTGATAAGGTTCTGATGTCTGAGTTCATTGAACATGTATCACCCCATGAAAGCGCAATCATTCTCAAGAATATCAAGAAATGGCTGAAACCCGTCGGAAGACTGCTTGTTTATACTTCTCCTAATCGATGGTCCCGACATACCCACCCTCTGATGCGGTGGTACGTGCGCTGGAGAAGTGGGATCGACATTGGCGCGCGTCCTGCTGACACCCTCCATCCTGGTTACCCTAAACTTCATCTCAATGAACAGAGCTATCTGTCACTCTATGTTGCACTCTGGCGCGCAGGGTTTCGCTGTGTCCGCGTCTGGTTTGACAGCCCTGCTCCAACCGGGAGACTGAGCATTGTCAAACGCTCGCTCTTGTACAACGCACTGTTTGGTGGAAATCTGACAGCTATGGGGATAAAATGA
- a CDS encoding DegT/DnrJ/EryC1/StrS family aminotransferase, with protein sequence MITNEPQTPPASKSSPSQPRPPVPLLDLKAQYVAIRDEIRAAIDRVADAQMFILGPEVEALEREVAAYSGCAYGIGVSSGTDALLVALMAIDIQPGDEVITTPYTFFATAGSIARLGAVPVFVDIDPLTFNIDPAGIEARITPRTRVIMPVHLYGQMADMDPIMEIAQRHNLIVIEDAAQAIGSEYKGRRAGSIGHIGCFSFFPSKNLGGFGDGGMVTTNDAALAERVRLLRGHGAHPKYYHKLIGGNFRLDALQAAVLRVKLKYLDDWTAGRQRNAAIYRRLFSEAGLVTDPPDCLTDGCRARSTGACALPPGKVVLPVEAPERRHIYNQFVIRVPQREKVMATLKARKIGHEIYYPVPLHLQECFAYLGHRPGDLPVSECAAAETLALPIYPELTDEMLEAVVAGVMEGCG encoded by the coding sequence GTGATAACCAACGAACCCCAAACACCTCCAGCCTCGAAGTCATCACCTTCCCAGCCGCGTCCCCCTGTGCCGTTGCTGGATCTCAAAGCCCAATACGTTGCCATCCGCGACGAGATCCGCGCTGCGATCGACCGTGTCGCCGACGCACAGATGTTCATTCTTGGTCCCGAAGTCGAAGCGTTGGAACGCGAAGTCGCCGCCTACTCCGGGTGCGCCTATGGCATCGGCGTCTCTTCCGGCACCGACGCGCTGCTCGTCGCGCTCATGGCAATCGACATCCAACCCGGCGATGAAGTTATCACCACGCCCTACACCTTCTTTGCCACCGCCGGTTCGATTGCCCGGCTTGGCGCTGTTCCCGTTTTTGTGGACATCGATCCATTGACCTTCAATATCGATCCGGCAGGAATCGAGGCGCGCATCACACCCCGCACACGGGTGATCATGCCGGTGCACCTCTACGGGCAAATGGCGGACATGGACCCGATCATGGAGATCGCGCAGCGTCACAACCTGATCGTCATCGAAGACGCAGCGCAAGCGATCGGATCGGAGTACAAAGGTCGGCGCGCCGGTTCAATCGGGCACATAGGATGCTTCAGTTTCTTCCCATCGAAAAACCTGGGAGGCTTCGGCGACGGCGGCATGGTCACCACAAACGACGCTGCGCTGGCGGAGCGAGTTCGGTTGCTCCGGGGGCACGGCGCCCATCCGAAGTACTACCACAAACTGATCGGCGGCAACTTCCGCCTCGACGCTTTGCAGGCGGCTGTATTGCGGGTCAAGTTGAAATACCTCGATGACTGGACGGCGGGGCGGCAGCGAAATGCAGCAATCTACCGCCGCCTCTTCAGCGAGGCGGGATTGGTCACCGACCCACCAGACTGTCTGACGGACGGATGCCGCGCGCGCAGCACCGGCGCGTGCGCTCTGCCGCCAGGAAAAGTCGTGTTGCCGGTCGAGGCGCCGGAGCGCCGGCACATCTACAACCAGTTCGTCATCCGCGTTCCCCAGCGAGAAAAGGTCATGGCGACGCTCAAAGCGCGCAAGATCGGTCACGAAATCTACTATCCTGTGCCACTGCACCTTCAGGAGTGCTTCGCCTACCTGGGGCATCGCCCCGGCGATCTGCCGGTAAGCGAATGCGCTGCCGCCGAAACCTTGGCGCTGCCGATCTACCCGGAGTTGACCGACGAAATGCTGGAGGCGGTGGTTGCAGGCGTGATGGAGGGATGCGGGTAG
- a CDS encoding glycosyltransferase gives MTARNLPYPADLPFEVPSEHVIATPWVDVSMPHTLATRLRRHRSSVVALFDKAPAGQMQYTIASRLLDAYRALVAFPDDAIGWFPFGWNEAQRLLERWRPDVIVASSAPPTSLLIANVLHRQYGVPWVGELRDLWTDDHYYPYSMWRRVLETWLECRTLRIAAGLVTVSEPLARALRLRYNLPTEVVLNGFDPADYPPMRPTRADPQLTIVYTGAIYLNRRAAPLFAALQRLGARAARVRVTVYSHSISGIVAIRSEAQQYGVEHLLDVRDAVPHREALAQQRAADVLLLLLWNDPRERGVYTGKLFEYLGARRPILGIGPADNVAADLIRERRAGMVSADPAEIAGQLTRWLDAKERGGIPDLPASASAGLSREEQTRRLEAFLERLVGQRELSGEQSQDA, from the coding sequence GTGACGGCGCGGAATCTGCCGTATCCCGCCGATCTGCCGTTTGAGGTTCCTTCCGAACACGTCATCGCCACTCCTTGGGTCGATGTCAGCATGCCTCACACACTCGCCACCCGCCTCCGTCGCCATCGATCCAGCGTTGTGGCCCTATTCGACAAAGCCCCCGCAGGACAGATGCAGTATACCATTGCATCACGCCTGCTCGATGCCTACCGCGCGCTAGTTGCGTTCCCTGACGATGCGATTGGCTGGTTCCCGTTCGGGTGGAACGAAGCGCAACGTCTGCTGGAGCGGTGGCGCCCGGATGTTATTGTTGCCAGCAGCGCTCCACCAACGTCGCTGCTGATTGCCAACGTCCTGCATCGGCAGTATGGGGTGCCATGGGTCGGCGAACTGCGCGATCTCTGGACAGACGATCATTACTATCCATACTCGATGTGGCGGCGCGTGCTGGAAACGTGGCTCGAATGCCGGACGCTGCGCATAGCCGCAGGGCTGGTCACCGTTTCCGAGCCGCTGGCGCGCGCTCTGCGCTTGCGCTATAACCTGCCGACAGAGGTCGTGTTGAACGGGTTCGACCCCGCCGACTATCCACCGATGCGACCGACGCGCGCCGATCCGCAGTTGACCATTGTGTACACCGGAGCGATCTATCTCAACCGGCGCGCCGCACCGCTCTTCGCCGCGCTGCAACGCCTGGGGGCGCGCGCTGCGCGAGTGCGTGTGACAGTCTACAGCCACAGTATCAGCGGCATTGTGGCAATCCGGTCCGAAGCGCAGCAGTATGGCGTCGAACACCTGCTCGATGTCCGCGACGCCGTTCCGCACCGCGAGGCGCTGGCGCAGCAGCGCGCCGCCGATGTGCTGTTGCTGCTGTTGTGGAACGACCCGCGCGAGCGCGGCGTCTACACTGGCAAACTTTTCGAGTATCTGGGAGCGCGCCGTCCAATCCTGGGCATCGGACCCGCCGACAACGTGGCGGCTGACCTGATCCGCGAGCGGCGGGCAGGGATGGTCTCCGCCGATCCCGCTGAGATTGCCGGGCAACTCACGCGCTGGCTGGATGCCAAAGAGCGCGGCGGCATCCCAGACCTGCCGGCGTCGGCGTCCGCCGGATTGTCGCGCGAGGAGCAGACGCGCCGCCTGGAGGCGTTTCTGGAACGTCTCGTCGGGCAACGCGAGCTATCGGGAGAGCAGTCGCAGGATGCATAA
- a CDS encoding acyltransferase produces MKIDRLYYAHPTAIIDEPCEIGAGTKIWHFCHVMTGARIGANCVLGQNVLVASNVIVGNGCKIQNNVSLYTGVELEDFVFCGPSCVFTNVINPRAEINRRAELLRTLVRRGATIGANATIICGATIGRYAFIGAGAVVRGDVPDYALMLGVPARRHGWMSRHGYRLPEPNADGLMVCPGSGWRYRLVAPETMRCEDWGEEEELKVAG; encoded by the coding sequence ATGAAGATCGATCGTCTATACTACGCTCACCCAACCGCTATCATCGACGAACCGTGTGAAATCGGCGCCGGCACGAAAATCTGGCACTTCTGCCATGTGATGACAGGTGCGCGGATCGGTGCAAACTGTGTATTGGGGCAGAATGTACTTGTCGCCAGCAACGTCATCGTTGGCAATGGTTGTAAGATCCAGAATAATGTCTCCCTCTATACCGGTGTTGAGCTAGAGGACTTCGTCTTCTGCGGTCCCTCGTGCGTTTTCACGAATGTGATTAACCCGCGTGCTGAAATCAATCGTCGTGCCGAGCTTTTGCGAACCCTGGTGAGACGTGGCGCAACAATTGGCGCCAATGCAACGATTATTTGCGGTGCAACGATTGGGCGCTACGCTTTCATTGGTGCAGGCGCCGTCGTGCGTGGTGATGTGCCGGACTACGCGCTCATGCTGGGGGTTCCCGCCCGCCGCCACGGATGGATGAGTCGCCACGGTTATCGTCTGCCGGAACCGAATGCAGATGGGCTGATGGTGTGTCCGGGGAGCGGCTGGCGCTACCGCTTGGTTGCACCGGAAACGATGCGGTGCGAGGATTGGGGAGAGGAGGAGGAATTGAAGGTAGCAGGTTAA
- the wecB gene encoding non-hydrolyzing UDP-N-acetylglucosamine 2-epimerase translates to MSKPLNIVTIVGARPQFIKAAAISRALRTRHREVLVHTGQHYDANMSAIFFDELGIPPPDVNLAVGSAGHGAQTGAMLAKIEEVLLAEHPDWVLVYGDTNSTLAGALAAAKLRIPVAHVEAGLRSFNRAMPEEINRVLTDHISDLLLCPSQTAIDNLAREGITRGVMLVGDVMADALRLAVERADDSALAAFGVHPGSYALATVHRAENTDDPLRLQGILTGLTRLDMPVVFPVHPRTRRAIAALGWMPPAHVHLIEPVGYLDMIALMRSSCVVLTDSGGIQKEAYWLGVPCITLRDETEWVETVEYGWNTLVGVDPERIVAAAHRPRPTTPRPILYGDGHAAERCVAAIERGSKVEDATVENSGV, encoded by the coding sequence ATGAGCAAACCCTTAAACATCGTCACCATCGTCGGTGCACGACCACAGTTCATTAAGGCCGCTGCCATCAGCCGCGCGTTGCGGACGCGGCACCGCGAGGTACTGGTGCATACCGGGCAGCACTACGATGCCAATATGTCGGCGATCTTTTTTGACGAACTGGGTATTCCGCCACCCGATGTCAACCTAGCAGTCGGCTCCGCCGGTCATGGCGCACAGACCGGCGCAATGCTGGCGAAGATTGAAGAGGTATTGCTGGCGGAACATCCGGATTGGGTGTTGGTGTATGGCGACACCAACTCCACGCTGGCAGGCGCGCTGGCGGCGGCAAAATTGCGCATCCCCGTCGCCCACGTCGAAGCCGGGCTGCGCAGTTTCAACCGTGCTATGCCAGAAGAGATCAACCGCGTCTTGACCGATCACATCTCAGATCTGCTCCTTTGCCCAAGCCAGACCGCTATCGACAACCTCGCGCGCGAAGGAATCACCCGCGGCGTTATGCTGGTCGGCGATGTGATGGCGGACGCGCTGCGGTTGGCTGTTGAGCGCGCCGATGACTCGGCGCTGGCGGCGTTTGGCGTCCATCCGGGCAGCTATGCGCTCGCGACCGTCCATCGTGCCGAGAACACCGATGACCCGCTTCGCTTGCAAGGTATTTTGACCGGTCTCACACGACTAGACATGCCGGTCGTCTTTCCGGTCCATCCGCGCACGCGCCGCGCGATCGCTGCGCTCGGATGGATGCCGCCTGCACACGTGCATCTGATCGAACCGGTTGGTTATCTGGACATGATTGCGCTGATGCGTAGCTCGTGCGTTGTTCTGACCGACTCGGGTGGGATCCAGAAAGAAGCGTACTGGCTCGGTGTACCTTGTATTACCCTGCGTGATGAGACGGAATGGGTTGAGACGGTTGAATACGGATGGAATACTTTGGTCGGTGTCGATCCTGAACGGATCGTGGCCGCTGCCCACCGGCCACGTCCGACAACGCCGCGCCCAATACTCTACGGCGATGGTCACGCCGCCGAACGGTGCGTGGCCGCGATTGAGAGAGGATCGAAGGTTGAAGATGCAACTGTTGAAAATAGTGGTGTGTAG